A genomic stretch from Bordetella sp. N includes:
- a CDS encoding DUF4142 domain-containing protein, translating to MHTRIRGSALALSIAMSLATPWAFAQKPPAAASAQQPQKLDSADRTFLDDAARAGLFELEGSKLAQQKSKSADIKTFADRMIKDHTAMGQQLAALAKSKNYQLPTEPGTTQKLELKALDVADTSFDTKFAERIGANAHTHAVNVFSDAAKGAKDADVQAFAKKYLPMMKEHLRLAEGLEGRAARAPTGRFDTPAR from the coding sequence ATGCACACGAGAATCAGGGGTTCCGCACTGGCGTTGAGCATCGCGATGTCTCTGGCGACGCCGTGGGCGTTCGCGCAGAAGCCTCCGGCGGCAGCATCCGCCCAGCAGCCCCAAAAACTGGACTCCGCCGACCGGACTTTTCTTGACGACGCGGCCCGGGCCGGACTGTTCGAGCTCGAAGGAAGCAAGCTGGCGCAGCAAAAGTCCAAGAGCGCCGATATCAAGACCTTCGCCGACCGGATGATCAAGGATCACACCGCCATGGGCCAACAACTGGCGGCGCTGGCAAAATCCAAGAACTATCAGCTCCCCACCGAGCCCGGCACCACGCAAAAGCTGGAGTTGAAGGCCCTGGACGTGGCGGACACCAGCTTCGATACGAAGTTCGCGGAGCGCATAGGCGCCAATGCCCACACGCACGCGGTCAACGTCTTCAGCGACGCCGCGAAAGGCGCCAAGGACGCCGACGTGCAAGCCTTCGCCAAGAAATACCTGCCCATGATGAAGGAACATCTGCGCCTGGCGGAAGGTCTGGAAGGCAGGGCTGCCCGCGCGCCGACCGGCCGTTTCGACACGCCGGCACGTTAA